Proteins co-encoded in one Scylla paramamosain isolate STU-SP2022 chromosome 43, ASM3559412v1, whole genome shotgun sequence genomic window:
- the LOC135093409 gene encoding acyl-coenzyme A thioesterase 1-like isoform X1 produces the protein MSRPSNALTYDTFILSYGNAQTSFNRHHSTAAVKGCGVKTAMILPRAKLLASYWPVRLKAAIKLHGRLTGYIRGMAFSAQQADEPWITATPRVCLHDVPTTLKAGGLPPHSPVTLSASLIDEKGTEICSCAHYVTDGAGNVDVRTAESVGGSYEGVFPAGLLTTLAPAPHEFQSHRLFRRNTSLPWKIQVSVLNAHQPPGTKAEVMAKVEMERLLMGPGVRRLPVREGRVRGALYLPPGDGPFPGIVDMFGSIGGLMEFRSALLASRGFASLSLAFFDYDDLPNTTENLDLSYFEEAVEVLLAVPEVIPDRCGAVANSRSGDILLSMATLLPAVKAVVGVSCSTIALGSTLIYKGKIFKQGYDMDQITFEKTNRGPWVGSLQQQFTTDNPAMIPVEEADEDTHFLLAVGDDDPWGFQHSLAPFRERMLSHNRHNFETVLYPGTGHIIEPPYNAFNYQSFHRHIPTKEHLTKGIIFQWGGKPHSTCTAQEDFWRRMRTFLMNHVQDESPWYQQYLTQYTPKKPPN, from the exons ATGAGCAGGCCCTCTAATGCTCTG ACGTACGACACATTCATTCTCAGTTACGGCAACGCACAGACGTCCTTCAACCGACATCATTCGACGGCAGCAGTAAA AGGTTGTGGTGTGAAGACCGCGATGATTCTTCCTCGGGCCAAATTACTGGCATCCTATTGGCCTGTTCGCCTAAAAGCTGCGATAAAATTACATGGAAGGCTCACTGGATACATTAGAGGCATGGCTTTTTCAGCACAGCAAGCCGATGAGCCTTGGATAACTGCCACACCGCGCGTCTGCCTCCACGATGTCCCCACCACCTTGAAGGCAGGCGGTCTCCCCCCACACTCTCCTGTCACACTCTCCGCCAGCCTCATCGATGAGAAGGGCACAGAG ATCTGCTCCTGCGCCCACTACGTGACTGATGGAGCCGGCAATGTTGATGTGCGGACTGCGGAATCCGTGGGTGGGTCCTACGAAGGAGTGTTTCCAGCAGGGTTGCTCACCACACTGGCGCCCGCTCCACATGAATTCCAATCCCACCGGCTCTTCCGCCGCAATACCTCTCTCCCCTGGAAG ATCCAGGTGAGTGTCTTGAACGCTCACCAACCACCGGGGACAAAGGCAGAGGTAATGGCAAAGGTGGAAATGGAACGACTTCTGATGGGACCTGGAGTACGACGGCTACCTGTGCGTGAGGGCAGGGTGAGAGGGGCTCTATATCTGCCCCCAGGTGATGGACCCTTCCCGGGGATTGTTGATATGTTTGGTTCTATTGGCGGACTCATGGAATTCAGGTCAG CTCTACTGGCATCACGAGGCTTCGCCAGTTTATCCCTGGCATTCTTTGATTACGACGATCTTCCTAATACAACAGAGAACCTCGACCTGAGTTACTTTGAAGAGGCTGTGGAGGTGTTGCTGGCAGTGCCAGAAGTCATACCAGACAGGTGTGGGGCCGTGGCCAATAGTAGGAGCGGCGACATACTCTTGAGTATGGCTACACTACTACCCGCTGTGAAGGCCGTGGTCGGTGTCAGCTGTTCCACCATAGCACTTGGATCCACCTTAATCTACAAAGGCAAGATCTTCAAGCAGGGCTACGATATGGACCAAATAACCTTTGAAAAGACTAATAGAGGGCCCTGGGTCGGCAGCCTTCAGCAGCAATTCACTACAGACAATCCCGCTATGATCCCTGTAGAGGAGGCAGACGAGGATACCCATTTCCTTTTGGCTGTTGGAGATGATGACCCTTGGGGATTTCAACACTCTCTCGCTCCCTTTCGGGAAAGGATGTTGAGCCACAACAGGCACAACTTCGAGACAGTTTTGTACCCTGGCACAGGCCACATCATAGAGCCTCCCTACAATGCGTTCAACTATCAGTCCTTCCATCGCCACATTCCCACCAAAGAGCACTTGACCAAAGGTATAATTTTTCAGTGGGGTGGAAAGCCTCACTCCACATGCACCGCACAGGAGGATTTCTGGCGCCGTATGCGTACTTTCCTGATGAACCACGTGCAGGATGAGAGTCCTTGGTATCAACAGTACCTCACCCAGTATACCCCTAAAAAACCTCCAAATTGA
- the LOC135093409 gene encoding acyl-coenzyme A thioesterase 1-like isoform X2, with protein sequence MILPRAKLLASYWPVRLKAAIKLHGRLTGYIRGMAFSAQQADEPWITATPRVCLHDVPTTLKAGGLPPHSPVTLSASLIDEKGTEICSCAHYVTDGAGNVDVRTAESVGGSYEGVFPAGLLTTLAPAPHEFQSHRLFRRNTSLPWKIQVSVLNAHQPPGTKAEVMAKVEMERLLMGPGVRRLPVREGRVRGALYLPPGDGPFPGIVDMFGSIGGLMEFRSALLASRGFASLSLAFFDYDDLPNTTENLDLSYFEEAVEVLLAVPEVIPDRCGAVANSRSGDILLSMATLLPAVKAVVGVSCSTIALGSTLIYKGKIFKQGYDMDQITFEKTNRGPWVGSLQQQFTTDNPAMIPVEEADEDTHFLLAVGDDDPWGFQHSLAPFRERMLSHNRHNFETVLYPGTGHIIEPPYNAFNYQSFHRHIPTKEHLTKGIIFQWGGKPHSTCTAQEDFWRRMRTFLMNHVQDESPWYQQYLTQYTPKKPPN encoded by the exons ATGATTCTTCCTCGGGCCAAATTACTGGCATCCTATTGGCCTGTTCGCCTAAAAGCTGCGATAAAATTACATGGAAGGCTCACTGGATACATTAGAGGCATGGCTTTTTCAGCACAGCAAGCCGATGAGCCTTGGATAACTGCCACACCGCGCGTCTGCCTCCACGATGTCCCCACCACCTTGAAGGCAGGCGGTCTCCCCCCACACTCTCCTGTCACACTCTCCGCCAGCCTCATCGATGAGAAGGGCACAGAG ATCTGCTCCTGCGCCCACTACGTGACTGATGGAGCCGGCAATGTTGATGTGCGGACTGCGGAATCCGTGGGTGGGTCCTACGAAGGAGTGTTTCCAGCAGGGTTGCTCACCACACTGGCGCCCGCTCCACATGAATTCCAATCCCACCGGCTCTTCCGCCGCAATACCTCTCTCCCCTGGAAG ATCCAGGTGAGTGTCTTGAACGCTCACCAACCACCGGGGACAAAGGCAGAGGTAATGGCAAAGGTGGAAATGGAACGACTTCTGATGGGACCTGGAGTACGACGGCTACCTGTGCGTGAGGGCAGGGTGAGAGGGGCTCTATATCTGCCCCCAGGTGATGGACCCTTCCCGGGGATTGTTGATATGTTTGGTTCTATTGGCGGACTCATGGAATTCAGGTCAG CTCTACTGGCATCACGAGGCTTCGCCAGTTTATCCCTGGCATTCTTTGATTACGACGATCTTCCTAATACAACAGAGAACCTCGACCTGAGTTACTTTGAAGAGGCTGTGGAGGTGTTGCTGGCAGTGCCAGAAGTCATACCAGACAGGTGTGGGGCCGTGGCCAATAGTAGGAGCGGCGACATACTCTTGAGTATGGCTACACTACTACCCGCTGTGAAGGCCGTGGTCGGTGTCAGCTGTTCCACCATAGCACTTGGATCCACCTTAATCTACAAAGGCAAGATCTTCAAGCAGGGCTACGATATGGACCAAATAACCTTTGAAAAGACTAATAGAGGGCCCTGGGTCGGCAGCCTTCAGCAGCAATTCACTACAGACAATCCCGCTATGATCCCTGTAGAGGAGGCAGACGAGGATACCCATTTCCTTTTGGCTGTTGGAGATGATGACCCTTGGGGATTTCAACACTCTCTCGCTCCCTTTCGGGAAAGGATGTTGAGCCACAACAGGCACAACTTCGAGACAGTTTTGTACCCTGGCACAGGCCACATCATAGAGCCTCCCTACAATGCGTTCAACTATCAGTCCTTCCATCGCCACATTCCCACCAAAGAGCACTTGACCAAAGGTATAATTTTTCAGTGGGGTGGAAAGCCTCACTCCACATGCACCGCACAGGAGGATTTCTGGCGCCGTATGCGTACTTTCCTGATGAACCACGTGCAGGATGAGAGTCCTTGGTATCAACAGTACCTCACCCAGTATACCCCTAAAAAACCTCCAAATTGA
- the LOC135093412 gene encoding uncharacterized protein LOC135093412, giving the protein MFVRVVMLTCLVAAVAGRPQTGRQLQQAAPQRPMNYDFKWNVDAQDYDNYYGQQEAAVDGRVEGSYYVWQPDGRLMVVTYYVDGESGFVPTIEYIDGYQPTWGTPYYQK; this is encoded by the exons ATGTTTGTCCGCGTGGTGATGCTGACCTGTCTGGTGGCGGCTGTGGCGGGGAGGCCGCAGACTGGCAGGCAGTTGCAGCAGGCCGCACCACAGAGGCCCATGAAC TATGACTTCAAGTGGAATGTGGACGCTCAGGACTACGACAACTACTACGGACAGCAAGAGGCAGCGGTAGACGGGCGTGTGGAAGGCTCTTACTACGTGTGGCAGCCTGATGGCCGTCTCATGGTAGTCACATACTACGTGGACGGGGAATCCGGTTTCGTGCCTACTATTGAATACATCGACGGCTACCAACCAACCTGGGGTACGCCTTACTACCAGAAGTAA